The Mercurialis annua linkage group LG8, ddMerAnnu1.2, whole genome shotgun sequence genome window below encodes:
- the LOC126659923 gene encoding uncharacterized protein LOC126659923: MSKPDPIPQNPNNVEETEEEDSDDDEFEEFVEEEESDLQPDPPRTRKEQAGIERAKMASFVQRIQTETVPLRVHDVIIKGNTKTKDSFLEAETALLKEVTSMQELLEASKLVNFRLQALEVFDSVRITLDSGPPELAGTANVVVEVVETTSPISGEIGAYTKGEARSSTVEGTLKYKNVCGYGDLWDASMAYGGDHMTEVSAGVYVPRFKGLVTPLTARVFLLSQDWLKFSSYKERSLGLSLGLVSSRNHDLVYNLAWRTLTDPSQMASRSIRRQLGHGLLSSLKYTFKVDQRNSPLRPTRGYAFVSTTQVAGLAPDSRSLCFLRQELDLRYAIPLGFLRSALNLGISAGVVFPWGTGFSNMPSPLPERFFMGGNLSPICTLGGPIALYGFRTRGLGPSEPRRQTQNNPTDDSADPGRDHLGGDLGVTAFADLSFDFPSRWFQAKGIHGHLFASAGNVDKLTEKAYQSFSLRKFVESCRSTVGVGIVVPTMLFRLELNYCYMLKKFEYDRGKSGFRVSFSTPS, encoded by the exons ATGTCAAAACCCGACCCGATCCCTCAAAACCCTAACAATGTCGAAGAAACAGAGGAAGAGGACTCCGATGACGACGAGTTTGAAGAATTCGTCGAAGAAGAAGAGTCGGACCTCCAACCTGACCCGCCCCGAACCCGAAAGGAACAAGCAGGAATAGAACGGGCGAAAATGGCGAGTTTCGTTCAAAGAATACAAACAGAAACGGTGCCGCTTCGAGTACACGACGTGATAATCAAAGGAAATACTAAAACTAAGGATTCGTTTCTAGAAGCGGAAACGGCGTTACTTAAAGAAGTAACGTCAATGCAGGAACTGTTAGAGGCGTCAAAATTGGTTAATTTTAGGTTACAAGCTCTTGAAGTGTTTGATTCGGTGAGAATCACGCTTGATTCCGGTCCGCCCGAACTTGCCGGTACTGCGAATGTGGTTGTGGAAGTTGTTGAGACTACGAGTCCGATTTCCGGCGAAATTGGCGCGTATACTAAAGGCGAG GCTAGATCTTCAACAGTTGAAGGAACTCTTAAGTATAAAAATGTATGTGGTTATGGGGATCTTTGGGATGCCTCTATGGCTTATGGCGGGGACCATATGACTGAGGTAAGTGCTGGTGTTTATGTGCCAAGATTCAAAGGACTTGTGACTCCTCTGACAGCAAGGGTGTTCCTATTATCTcaagattggcttaaattttctTCTTATAAAGAGCGATCATTGGGCCTTTCTCTTGGCTTGGTTTCTAGCAGAAATCATGACTTGGTATACAATCTTGCATGGCGTACCTTGACAGATCCATCACAAATGGCATCCAGGTCAATAAGGAGGCAGCTTGGTCATGGTTTACTTTCATCTTTGAAATACACCTTTAAGGTAGACCAGAGAAATTCTCCTCTGAGGCCAACACGTGGATATGCGTTTGTTTCTACCACTCAGGTTGCTGGCCTTGCACCTGATAGTCGGAGCTTGTGTTTTCTGCGCCAG GAACTTGACCTTCGTTATGCAATCCCTCTTGGATTTTTACGTTCTGCACTCAATCTTGGGATCTCTGCTGGTGTTGTGTTCCCATGGGGAACTGGGTTTTCTAATATGCCTTCACCCCTGCCAGAGAGATTTTTTATGGGCGGCAATTTGTCTCCAATCTGTACTTTGGGAGGTCCAATAGCGTTGTATGGATTCAGAACAAGGGGATTGGGCCCTTCCGAACCTCGAAGACAAACGCAGAATAATCCAACTGATGATAGTGCTGACCCTGGTAGAGATCATCTTGGAGGAGACCTGGGCGTTACTGCTTTTGCAgatctttcttttgattttccATCCAGGTGGTTTCAAGCAAAAGGAATCCATGGACATTTGTTTGCTTCTGCTGGCAATGTTGATAAACTAACCGAAAAAGCATACCAAAGTTTTTCCCTGCGGAAGTTTGTGGAATCATGTCGAAGCACTGTGGGTGTTGGGATTGTTGTCCCTACGATGCTGTTCCGCCTGGAG TTAAATTACTGCTACATGTTGAAGAAATTTGAGTATGACCGAGGGAAGTCTGGGTTCCGAGTCAGCTTCTCTACACCTTCATAG
- the LOC126659922 gene encoding uncharacterized protein LOC126659922 has product MTTNPKSLQNDRFFTSLISDIKSYSGKDPLLPWLRGIKKMKETLASNVLKEKLPRFLQKCTQTFESDRCYRNDLRYIRVWLQLMDFVDEPKALLRTMEMNSIGIKRSLFYQAYALYYEKMKKFEEAEKMYHLGVQNLAEPVDELQKSYDQFLHRVERHRNKKVKLRELRTGRKPLSVRKIVQNDENVCNFEGRPKEIMNTGSQIVKQPVESTRVSANSCKAGDKIAQITTGRQLEKSRMFCGDDTVVVRFVDTAIIGKPEAEDACHHGLVDPTINMKEAMNAINSMFREPLETGPVSKRSQSSQHNLNNRFNVFVDENLSNRTESSHRTEEKADNEPFQIFIDDDENGENRDETDENDQFDPCEGGNSAEGSRSSNEHQDTFVFCCPKDPENSNDISAENSPRVKLREDTVVRRFVGSTILDEPAVENACHHGLVDPTVNLKEAMDDINNMFGKPIDFVRKRRAKQQEKAPAPKEDLGGFSILADDDLEHKNGPPLRKTRSSGVRDADLFEPTVFTKEALDDINKMFGMPLDF; this is encoded by the exons atgacaaCAAACCCTAAATCACTTCAAAACGATCGATTCTTCACTTCATTAATCTCAGACATTAAATCTTACAGCGGCAAAGACCCTCTTCTCCCTTGGCTCCG gGGAATCAAGAAAATGAAGGAGACATTGGCGTCAAATGTGTTGAAAGAAAAGTTGCCACGATTTTTACAGAAATGTACTCAAACATTTGAGTCTGATCGTTGTTATCGGAATGATTTGCGTTATATTCGTGTTTGGTTACAGCtg ATGGATTTTGTAGATGAGCCAAAAGCATTATTGAGGACGATGGAAATGAATTCTATAGGCATAAAGAGATCATTGTTCTACCAGGCTTATGCTCTTTACTAtgagaagatgaagaaatttGAAGAGGCGGAGAAAATGTACCATTTAGGTGTGCAAAA CCTTGCGGAGCCTGTTGACGAGTTACAGAAATCCTATGACCAGTTCCTCCATCGTGTTGAAAGACACAGGAACAAGAAAGTCAAG CTCCGGGAACTTAGGACAGGCAGAAAACCTTTGTCGGTCAGGAAGATTGTACAGAACGATGAGAATGTATGTAATTTTGAGGGTAGGCCTAAAGAGATTATGAACACAGGCTCTCAGATTGTGAAGCAACCTGTAGAATCTACAAGGGTTTCGGCGAATTCATGTAAAGCTGGAGATAAAATTGCACAAATAACGACAGGAAGACAGTTGGAAAAATCCAGGATGTTTTGTGGTGATGATACAGTAGTCGTAAGGTTTGTAGATACTGCAATAATTGGTAAGCCTGAAGCAGAAGATGCCTGTCATCATGGACTGGTGGATCCAACCATAAATATGAAGGAAGCAATGAATGCAATCAATAGCATGTTTCGGGAGCCATTGGAGACCGGTCCTGTCAGTAAAAGGTCACAAAGTAGCCAACATAATTTGAACAACAGATTCAATGTCTTCGTTGATGAAAATTTGTCTAACAGAACCGAATCATCACATCGAACAGAAGAAAAGGCTGACAACGAACCATTTCAGATATTCATTGATGATGACGAAAATGGCGAGAATCGAGACGAAACAGATGAGAATGACCAGTTTGATCCGTGCGAGGGTGGAAATTCTGCAGAAGGCTCTCGCTCATCTAATGAACATCAGGATACTTTTGTATTCTGCTGTCCGAAAGATCCTGAAAACTCCAATGACATTAGTGCAGAAAATTCACCGCGTGTAAAGCTTAGAGAAGATACAGTTGTCCGTAGGTTTGTCGGGTCTACCATTTTAGATGAGCCGGCAGTAGAGAATGCATGTCACCATGGCTTAGTAGATCCTACAGTCAACCTGAAGGAGGCTATGGATGATATAAATAACATGTTTGGTAAGCCAATAGATTTCGTAAGGAAGAGGAGAGCAAAACAGCAGGAAAAAGCACCAGCTCCGAAAGAAGATCTCGGTGGCTTTTCTATACTTGCAGATGACGATTTAGAGCATAAAAATGGTCCGCCACTGCGGAAAACAAGATCATCTGGTGTAAGAGATGCAGACTTGTTTGAGCCTACTGTATTTACCAAAGAAGCATTGgatgatataaataaaatgtttggaatgCCATTGGACTTCTAG
- the LOC126659915 gene encoding disease resistance protein RPS2-like: MKTEMKKLICGIWNIFTSWLFVFFKDLLVNYVIVPITKHFIYPFTYRTNVAKLGVLTEQLNNRTLRLQDSVGVADDNVEAVYQNVRNFLSESETVIEEARLVLATAEAETKYFFGLLPNLKTRYLLSKKAELKAFAINLLLGKEVNVLTISHRRRRQQHVGPSVFDLEKLDSRLSIRKQVMDALKDPNLSRIGVYGMSGVGKSTLAKEVHRLALTEKLFDDVVFVAVSGEHDQTGAIQRIIADVLGVNFAVENREVRASHLIERIKDKKILIILDNIQQKIDLDDIGIPTGAKGEGCKVLLTSWKNDMGAEKEFMLQILNDQEARKMFEKIVPHANDSQFDNITSEIVKKCSGHPMLIKLVAGYLQKCEELGSWKEKLRQLSNFEDREIESKVCVSLKSSYNLMHDNVKSFFLLCALSQESDIRIQYLLRYSIGLGLIGESVATDTTSMHPSYNESIQFFINELQNCCLLMKGDMDGYVKMHDIVRKATLSIARNERLAFTSQSGVRLTRLPDSDCSKISLSFSNHQELTGQFEVKDFKFKCPNADLLLLFTEDISLKVSQSFFDGIQELKVLNFTGMRFRYLPSSIIKLKNLQTLCLHCCHLDNLFLIRHLKQLKILSFVDSCIVKLPKEIEELTHLKILDLTNCSKLNVIPANVFSKLKMLEELYMSNSFVEWEAKGNASLKEFKHLSHLTTLEMKVLNCDAMRWSLFTNLKSLKNYKIVIGDVSETRLNNESARMLKLKFKKSIFSEPGVRKFLKETDDLYVDEVHENVLHDPGRDGHWNLKHLIVQNDRAIQHIVNSTSVFSDPAFPILQSLFLDNLISLENLCNDSYVRDSFNKLKSLEVRNCEKLETLFLLFCDDRQDTVKVNLTELSSLTLVNLPLVKSFCIEREEPLESSSIDEELTANDPAFQEGILSENQPKSDYIEPVSLWTKATLWLCAKLSTLWLLAKLSTQFRSFCNTREVPPESIIGSFSNTKEVSPESTFNGLVSLPNLENLTISSLSCKRIWQDHLCVTSSNLTSLTVHRCRNLQGLFTSSTVRSLLQLKNIEIKNCKLFEEIILTEESVKETKGTTEILFPKLESLRLKGLPKLNRFCVGHQIKFQSLKQLHIKNCAALTTLVADNRQANSQTRFLFNGMVEFPKLKELRLSKMKNLENIWPSQLPNSFSRLKILIIQDCQKLSMIFPSGNSSIFKRLGFLNIKRCHSLQETFPFQEPAREMSNYSPEEFENILSMVEPQTSFTFEDVQLVEVADHGHSKNIFSSPTATNFSQLESLTIRRYKSKEL, from the exons atgaaaacaGAAATGAAAAAACTCATATGTGGCATATGGAATATTTTTACTTCCTGGCTCTTTGTATTCTTCAAGGACCTACTTGTAAACTATGTTATTGTCCCCATCACAAAGCATTTCATATACCCCTTCACTTACAGGACCAACGTTGCGAAACTCGGAGTTTTGACCGAACAGTTGAACAACAGAACTCTCAGGTTGCAGGACTCTGTTGGTGTTGCTGATGATAATGTGGAAGCTGTCTATCAGAATGTTAGAAATTTTCTGTCCGAATCAGAAACAGTCATCGAAGAGGCTCGGTTGGTGCTTGCCACTGCCGAAGCCGAAACAAAATATTTCTTCGGGTTGCTTCCAAATCTGAAGACACGTTACTTGCTTAGCAAGAAAGCTGAGTTGAAAGCTTTTGCAATCAATCTTCTGCTTGGAAAGGAAGTGAATGTCCTTACAATTTCCCACCGTCGCCGACGCCAGCAGCATGTCGGTCCGTCTGTTTTTGACCTCGAAAAACTTGATTCGAGGCTGTCTATTCGGAAGCAAGTTATGGATGCTCTAAAGGATCCTAATCTTAGCAGGATCGGAGTGTACGGAATGAGCGGTGTGGGGAAATCCACGCTAGCAAAGGAGGTTCACCGCCTCGCTTTAACAGAGAAGTTGTTCGACGATGTGGTTTTCGTTGCCGTATCTGGAGAGCACGATCAGACAGGAGCAATTCAAAGAATAATTGCTGATGTCCTCGGTGTGAACTTTGCTGTGGAGAATAGGGAGGTCCGAGCATCTCATCTCATTGAGAGAATTAAAGATAAGAAGATTCTTATAATTCTCGACAATATCCAGCAAAAAATTGATTTAGATGATATAGGAATACCGACCGGAGCTAAAGGCGAAGGTTGTAAAGTACTGCTGACCTCGTGGAAGAATGATATGGGCGCGGAAAAAGAATTCATGCTTCAAATTCTAAACGATCAAGAGGCTCGCAAAATGTTTGAAAAAATTGTCCCTCATGCTAATGACTCACAGTTTGATAACATTACCTCTGAAATCGTCAAAAAATGTTCCGGACATCCGATGCTGATTAAACTTGTTGCCGGGTACCTACAGAAATGTGAGGAGTTAGGAAGTTGGAAGGAGAAGCTACGGCAGTTATCCAACTTTGAAGACAGAGAGATAGAATCGAAAGTGTGCGTTTCTTTAAAGTCGAGCTACAATCTGATGCACGATAATGTCAAATCATTTTTCTTGCTTTGTGCTCTAAGCCAAGAGTCCGACATTCGGATTCAATACTTGCTGAGGTATTCTATCGGTCTTGGTTTGATTGGAGAAAGTGTGGCTACTGATACAACAAGTATGCACCCTTCGTACAACGAAAGTATACAATTTTTCATCAATGAACTTCAAAATTGTTGCTTGTTAATGAAGGGAGACATGGATGGATATGTCAAAATGCACGACATTGTTCGAAAAGCTACTCTCTCTATCGCACGTAATGAGAGACTTGCTTTTACCAGTCAAAGTGGTGTTAGATTAACGAGATTGCCGGATAGTGACTGCTCTAAAATTTCTTTGTCGTTTTCGAATCATCAAGAACTAACCGGTCAGTTTGAGGTAAAagatttcaaattcaaatgcCCGAATGCAGATCTGTTGCTGCTCTTCACCGAAGATATTTCTTTGAAAGTCTCCCAATCATTTTTCGACGGAATTCAGGAACTCAAAGTGTTGAATTTTACAGGAATGCGTTTCAGGTATCTCCCTTCATCCATCATAAAACTAAAAAACCTGCAAACCTTGTGTTTACATTGTTGCCATTTGGATAACTTATTTCTCATTAGACATCTTAAGCAACTAAAGATCTTGAGTTTTGTTGACTCCTGCATAGTTAAGTTGCCCAAGGAAATAGAGGAATTGACTCACTTAAAGATACTAGATTTGACTAATTGCTCGAAACTTAATGTTATTCCCGCTAATGTCTTCTCGAAACTTAAGATGTTAGAAGAGTTGTATATGAGCAACAGCTTCGTAGAGTGGGAGGCTAAAGGTAATGCAAGCCTTAAAGAATTCAAGCATTTGTCTCACCTCACAACTCTGGAAATGAAAGTTCTGAATTGTGACGCGATGCGATGGTCTTTGTTCAccaatttaaaaagtttgaaaaactACAAAATAGTCATAGGAGATGTAAGTGAGACGAGATTGAATAATGAATCAGCAAGAATGCTGAAGCTCAAGTTCAAGAAAAGCATTTTTTCGGAACCTGGGGTACGGAAATTTTTAAAGGAAACCGATGATTTATATGTAGATGAAGTACATGAAAATGTGTTGCATGATCCTGGAAGGGATGGTCATTGGAATTTGAAGCATCTTATTGTCCAGAATGATCGTGCGATTCAACATATTGTCAATTCAACTAGTGTGTTTTCAGACCCGGCATTTCCCATCCTACAGTCGTTGTTTCTAGATAATCTAATAAGCTTGGAGAACCTTTGTAATGACTCCTATGTAAGAGATTCTTTCAACAAACTGAAAAGTTTAGAAGTCAGAAATTGTGAGAAATTGGAAACTCTGTTTTTGTTGTTCTGCGATGATCGTCAAGACACTGTTAAAGTTAACTTGACCGAGTTATCCTCCTTGACATTGGTCAATCTACCACTGGTCAAAAGCTTTTGCATCGAAAGGGAGGAGCCACTAGAATCTTCTTCGATAGACGAGGAATTGACAGCCAACGACCCAGCATTTCAGGAAGGTATATTATCAGAGAATCAGCCAAAATCAGATTACATAGAGCCGGTAAGTCTATGGACTAAGGCGACACTATGGCTATGCGCTAAGCTCTCGACACTATGGCTACTCGCTAAGCTCTCGACACAGTTCAGAAGCTTTTGCAACACAAGGGAGGTCCCACCAGAATCAATTATCGGAAGCTTTAGCAACACAAAGGAGGTCTCACCAGAATCAACTTTCAATGGACTG GTCTCTCTTCCAAATTTGGAGAATCTTACAATAAGTTCACTTTCTTGCAAAAGGATATGGCAAGACCACCTCTGCGTAACATCTTCAAACTTAACAAGCTTGACCGTTCATAGGTGCCGTAATTTACAAGGTTTGTTTACATCTTCAACAGTTAGAAGTCTTTTGCAACTCAAAAACATTGAGATAAAGAATTGTAAGCTTTTTGAAGAGATAATTCTCACCGAGGAATCTGTAAAAGAAACAAAGGGGACAACAGAGATACTATTCCCTAAACTGGAAAGTTTGAGGCTTAAAGGTCTTCCGAAGTTGAATAGATTTTGTGTTGGGCATCAAATTAAATTTCAGTCTCTTAAACAATTGCATATTAAAAATTGTGCTGCTCTGACTACCTTGGTTGCCGATAACCGACAAGCTAACTCTCAAACGCGATTTCTCTTCAATGGAATG GTTGAGTTTCCTAAGTTAAAGGAATTGCGTCTTTCCAAAATGAAGAACTTGGAAAATATATGGCCGAGTCAGCTCCCTAATTCCTTCAGCAGACTAAAAATCTTGATAATTCAAGATTGTCAAAAGCTATCAATGATTTTTCCATCAGGAAATTCATCTATATTCAAAAGACTGGGTTTTTTGAACATCAAGCGTTGTCATTCACTGCAAGAAACATTTCCATTCCAAGAACCAGCGAGAGAAATGAGCAATTACTCACCTGAAGAATTCGAAAATATATTGAGTATGGTCGAGCCTCAAACAAGTTTTACTTTTGAAGATGTGCAGTTGGTGGAGGTTGCTGATCATGGACATtcgaaaaatatattttcaagcCCTACAGCCACAAACTTTTCTCAGCTTGAAAGCTTAACAATACGAAGATATAAGTCGAAGGAATTGTAG
- the LOC126659929 gene encoding non-classical arabinogalactan protein 30: protein MANSHLTITIFAFLLLKLSYFPSTSAYETGSIKPGLNRVDVVVEGKVYCQSCDHFGSWSLTKAEPIPSAKISVICKNYLKQVSFYKAYQTDKNGYFYAQLDGFKIGSNILDHPLQSCKVKLVSSSIAHCSLLSNVNYGIDGAPLRFESKILRRNRYDVAVYAAGPLAFRPANCPPESHV, encoded by the coding sequence ATGGCAAACAGCCACCTTACCATCACCATTTTTGCTTTCTTGCTGCTCAAGTTATCATATTTCCCTTCAACATCAGCTTATGAAACTGGTTCAATCAAACCGGGATTGAACCGAGTTGATGTAGTTGTAGAAGGTAAAGTGTACTGCCAAAGCTGTGATCATTTCGGTTCATGGTCTTTAACTAAAGCCGAACCGATCCCTTCCGCTAAAATTAGTGTAATTTGCAAAAACTACTTGAAACAAGTTAGTTTTTATAAGGCAtatcaaactgataaaaatgGCTATTTCTATGCACAGCTTGATGGATTCAAGATTGGAAGTAATATTTTAGATCATCCTCTTCAATCTTGTAAAGTTAAGCTTGTTTCGTCTTCAATTGCTCATTGTAGTCTTCTTTCGAATGTAAACTACGGAATTGATGGCGCTCCTCTTCGATTTGAAAGCAAGATTCTTCGGAGAAATCGTTACGATGTTGCCGTTTACGCTGCTGGTCCGTTGGCTTTTCGTCCTGCCAATTGCCCTCCTGAATCTCATGTTTGA